The following coding sequences lie in one Alloacidobacterium dinghuense genomic window:
- a CDS encoding inositol monophosphatase family protein — MSRLPTGVALEFAIPAAGVALEAGALIRDFYERGVATEYKTDVDLVTVADRTSEKLIVERLHAIFPGHGIYGEEGTRDHLDREYRWYVDPLDGTTNFAHGFPVFCVSLGLEHRPGGIAANEDGVLIAGVVYDPMRDELFVVEKGKGAYLNGKQMHASQTDDLAESLLATGFPSRSRHENPNIHFYHEITLRSHGVRRAGSAALDLAYTACGRMDGYWEFNLNPWDTAAGALLVLESGGTVTGFDGSPFKLNSREVLATNGKIDKEVITLFENMFAGRDLDPIPTPQEFAAKRAERGR; from the coding sequence GTGAGCCGACTGCCAACTGGTGTTGCTCTGGAGTTCGCCATTCCGGCGGCAGGCGTAGCGCTCGAAGCCGGAGCGCTCATCCGCGATTTCTATGAGCGCGGAGTAGCCACGGAATATAAGACGGATGTAGATCTGGTCACGGTGGCAGACCGCACTTCAGAAAAGTTGATCGTCGAGCGCCTGCATGCCATTTTTCCTGGGCATGGCATCTACGGTGAGGAGGGAACACGCGACCATCTCGATCGCGAGTATCGCTGGTATGTCGATCCGCTTGACGGCACGACAAACTTCGCTCATGGCTTTCCGGTTTTCTGCGTGTCGTTGGGTCTTGAGCATCGCCCCGGAGGAATCGCCGCAAATGAGGATGGCGTGCTGATCGCAGGCGTCGTCTACGACCCGATGCGCGATGAGCTTTTTGTAGTGGAGAAGGGCAAAGGCGCCTATCTCAACGGGAAGCAGATGCATGCCTCGCAGACGGATGATCTGGCCGAAAGCCTTCTGGCTACAGGATTTCCCAGCCGCTCGCGCCATGAAAATCCGAACATCCACTTCTACCACGAGATAACGCTGCGCTCGCATGGCGTGCGCCGCGCCGGATCGGCAGCGCTCGACCTGGCGTACACCGCATGCGGTCGGATGGATGGCTATTGGGAGTTCAACCTGAATCCCTGGGACACTGCGGCCGGAGCGCTTCTGGTGCTTGAGTCCGGTGGCACAGTCACAGGCTTTGACGGCAGCCCCTTCAAACTCAATAGCCGCGAAGTTCTTGCCACGAATGGAAAAATCGACAAAGAAGTGATCACATTGTTTGAGAATATGTTTGCCGGTCGCGATCTCGATCCGATTCCAACCCCACAGGAATTTGCCGCCAAGCGGGCCGAGCGCGGACGCTAA
- a CDS encoding glutamine synthetase family protein translates to MSNELRSFLSLSYAELEEKNLSAKEQRMKRVAPDKIQEERLKYLTDTKEIKAVTVLFSDLEGRLHMLDYDKKFLIKSYDNLTFDGSSIRGFTAQRESDLRLGIDWGSFYWGPADIFGPGKVLVFGDVIDKSGTPYAADIRGILKGFADQLYSKHGYTMNAANEIEGFIFAGMDAERRFPDTRRFEYVNTGGYYHSLPGDPLRSFIDTTAEVLRAMGFQNEKDHPEVAPSQFEINYGYGEVIGAADQIQLYKLVCRQVATKLGMTASFLPKPVVGVNGSGMHTNVSISKEGKNLFWDPKGEEMLSKLGWEFTDRILTHGNDFCLVMNSSVNAYRRLDPHFEAPNQLKASATDRGSMVRIPIGNEKSMRVEVRAVAPDANPYLVLYSIFKTGLEGDTAKIENLRQAQRYLPDNIYTAIENFRNATWTTKLLGEDVKARYADLKEASADRCPRLLGTFVKAQEVQFHHEVYNQFLWNQF, encoded by the coding sequence ATGTCCAACGAACTTCGTAGTTTCCTGTCGCTCTCATATGCAGAGCTGGAAGAAAAAAACCTGAGTGCAAAAGAACAGCGGATGAAGCGTGTCGCCCCTGACAAGATTCAGGAAGAACGCCTGAAATACCTGACCGACACCAAGGAGATCAAGGCGGTCACCGTACTGTTCAGCGACCTTGAAGGCCGCCTGCACATGCTGGACTATGACAAGAAGTTCCTGATCAAGAGCTACGACAACCTTACGTTCGATGGCTCGTCGATTCGCGGATTTACCGCACAGCGCGAGAGCGACCTTCGCCTCGGCATTGACTGGGGATCGTTTTACTGGGGACCGGCGGATATCTTTGGCCCCGGCAAGGTGCTGGTGTTTGGCGACGTCATCGACAAGAGCGGCACACCTTATGCGGCGGACATCCGCGGCATTTTGAAAGGTTTTGCCGATCAGCTTTACAGCAAACACGGATACACGATGAACGCCGCCAACGAGATCGAAGGCTTCATCTTTGCGGGAATGGACGCGGAGAGGCGCTTCCCGGACACCCGCAGGTTTGAATACGTGAACACTGGCGGCTACTATCACTCGCTGCCCGGAGACCCACTACGCTCCTTTATTGACACGACCGCCGAAGTGTTGCGCGCGATGGGCTTCCAGAACGAAAAGGACCATCCGGAAGTAGCGCCTTCGCAGTTTGAGATTAACTACGGCTACGGCGAAGTGATTGGAGCCGCGGACCAGATCCAGCTCTACAAGCTGGTCTGCCGCCAGGTGGCGACCAAGTTGGGCATGACGGCCTCGTTCCTGCCAAAGCCGGTGGTCGGCGTGAACGGAAGCGGCATGCATACGAATGTCTCCATCAGCAAGGAAGGCAAGAACCTGTTCTGGGATCCGAAGGGCGAGGAAATGCTCTCGAAGCTGGGATGGGAGTTCACGGACCGCATTCTGACGCACGGCAATGACTTCTGCCTGGTGATGAATTCTAGTGTGAATGCATACCGGCGACTCGACCCGCACTTTGAGGCTCCTAACCAGCTAAAGGCCTCGGCAACGGATCGCGGCTCGATGGTGCGCATCCCGATCGGCAACGAGAAGAGCATGCGAGTTGAGGTGCGTGCGGTGGCTCCGGACGCGAATCCGTATCTGGTGCTCTACTCCATCTTCAAGACGGGTCTCGAGGGTGACACGGCGAAGATCGAGAACCTGCGTCAGGCACAGCGCTACCTGCCGGACAACATCTACACGGCGATTGAGAACTTCCGCAACGCCACGTGGACGACGAAGCTGCTGGGCGAAGATGTGAAGGCTCGCTACGCAGACTTGAAGGAAGCGTCGGCTGATCGCTGCCCGCGCCTGCTGGGAACATTTGTGAAGGCGCAGGAAGTCCAATTCCACCACGAGGTTTATAACCAGTTCCTCTGGAACCAGTTCTAA
- a CDS encoding ABC transporter permease, producing the protein MRWLHKLSMQLRMLFHRSEEGARLDDELQFHLEHQIEENIAAGMNAEEARHAALRSFGNPTALRDQARDAWTWNWLEQLWREIRYGARTLARTPGFSVIAILVMGLGIGANVALLTVVRSVLLKPLPFKDIDRLVRLFEADSQGRFQDNIVAGGTFASWKAQAHSFDDMAIMKHVEYNLSGTGGQLPELANAYVASWNVLPLLGVKPALGRSFSESDDRRDADAVVMLSWGLWKRRYGGDPGVLGKSILLDGKAYTVIGVFPAWFTYPDVKTQLWTALYHERSPELMQLHTAHNFDVIARLKPGVSIQQATVDLSGIQAQIRRQFPDGPVMDAANIRPLLEAEVRHVKTGLYVVFAATGCLLLIACLNIANLLVARSATRRKEAAIRCALGGSRARLIREQVIESMLLSAGGGALGLFFASMILAWLLSTRDDIPRADAIHMDGVVFLFTVGVILLCGLFAGLIPALSSSHKQLLKTLHEASRSVSGGRGSTRLRQFLLALEVGLTVMLLIGAGLLLKSYRQLRAVDLGCATNNVLTMDINLPQVGYESAEKRVAFFEQLQQRVRQLPGVRGVGISTVLPGQSHRRDDTFKIAEHPPLPRGEVLDAATRFVDPSYFQAMQIPLLQGRFMQPGERYARAHYVLISESLVRQYFPGEDAIGKHIAPDLGEGNKSYEIVGVVGDVLEDLGSPAEATIYYPLYMGTERSAMLAVRTASDPMVVALPIQKIIAQMDRDLPVANILTMDQILGQSTLSQNFDAKLLLAFAVLSLLLSAVGLFGVLSYIVAQRTTEIGVRIALGARREEVLKLMLLDGLRPALIGLVIGVAASIWASRLIQSLLYGTRPLDPIVFVAVSLVLLMIAALSCVMPAWKASRIDPMQALRAE; encoded by the coding sequence ATGCGCTGGCTGCATAAACTCTCGATGCAGTTACGAATGCTCTTTCATCGCAGCGAGGAAGGCGCACGCCTCGATGACGAACTCCAGTTCCATCTGGAGCACCAGATAGAAGAAAACATCGCCGCAGGCATGAATGCTGAAGAAGCGCGTCATGCTGCGTTGCGTTCCTTCGGCAATCCGACGGCACTCCGCGATCAGGCGCGCGATGCGTGGACGTGGAATTGGCTCGAACAACTCTGGCGAGAAATTCGCTACGGCGCGCGAACGCTCGCCCGGACGCCCGGTTTTTCCGTGATTGCAATTCTGGTGATGGGCCTGGGGATTGGCGCCAACGTTGCGCTCCTGACAGTCGTTCGCTCGGTGCTGCTTAAGCCGTTGCCGTTTAAGGATATCGACCGTCTCGTGCGGCTCTTTGAAGCAGACTCTCAGGGCAGGTTCCAGGACAACATCGTTGCTGGAGGAACATTCGCGTCATGGAAGGCGCAGGCGCACAGCTTCGACGACATGGCGATCATGAAGCATGTCGAATACAACCTCTCCGGCACCGGCGGCCAGCTCCCCGAACTCGCGAACGCTTATGTCGCGTCATGGAATGTCCTTCCCCTGCTGGGGGTGAAGCCGGCGCTTGGGCGAAGCTTTTCAGAAAGCGATGACAGGCGTGATGCGGATGCAGTCGTCATGCTTTCGTGGGGCTTGTGGAAGCGGCGTTATGGCGGTGATCCCGGCGTTCTTGGCAAAAGCATTCTGCTGGATGGAAAAGCGTACACGGTCATCGGCGTGTTTCCCGCGTGGTTCACCTATCCCGACGTGAAGACGCAGCTCTGGACGGCGCTATATCACGAAAGATCGCCCGAACTGATGCAGTTGCACACCGCGCACAACTTCGATGTGATCGCACGCCTCAAGCCTGGAGTCTCGATCCAGCAGGCCACCGTCGATTTGAGCGGGATTCAAGCCCAGATCCGGAGGCAGTTCCCCGACGGTCCGGTAATGGATGCTGCCAACATCCGCCCGCTTCTTGAAGCTGAGGTCCGTCACGTAAAGACCGGGCTCTACGTCGTCTTTGCCGCTACCGGATGCCTGCTACTGATTGCATGTTTGAACATCGCGAACCTGCTGGTGGCGCGGTCGGCTACGCGACGCAAGGAGGCGGCGATCCGCTGCGCATTGGGTGGAAGCAGGGCACGCCTGATCAGAGAACAAGTCATTGAGAGCATGCTTCTTTCCGCTGGAGGAGGAGCGCTCGGTCTTTTCTTTGCATCGATGATTCTCGCGTGGCTGCTCTCCACGCGTGACGATATTCCACGCGCCGACGCGATTCATATGGACGGCGTGGTCTTTCTGTTCACCGTCGGCGTGATTCTTCTGTGCGGTCTTTTCGCTGGACTTATTCCGGCACTTTCATCGAGCCATAAACAGCTTTTGAAAACCTTGCACGAGGCATCGCGGTCGGTCAGCGGCGGACGCGGCAGCACGCGTCTGCGCCAATTCCTGCTTGCGCTGGAAGTTGGATTGACTGTGATGCTGCTGATTGGAGCGGGATTGCTCCTCAAGAGCTATCGCCAGCTACGCGCTGTCGATCTCGGATGCGCCACGAACAACGTGCTCACCATGGACATCAATCTGCCCCAGGTCGGCTATGAATCCGCCGAAAAGCGTGTGGCTTTCTTCGAGCAGTTGCAGCAACGGGTGCGGCAGTTGCCGGGAGTACGCGGCGTCGGCATATCGACGGTCCTGCCCGGACAGAGCCACAGGCGTGATGACACCTTCAAAATTGCCGAACACCCGCCGTTGCCGCGTGGGGAGGTGCTCGATGCGGCGACGCGCTTTGTTGATCCCAGTTATTTCCAGGCCATGCAGATACCGCTCCTTCAGGGAAGGTTCATGCAACCCGGTGAACGCTATGCGCGCGCTCACTACGTCCTGATCAGCGAATCACTGGTTCGCCAATATTTTCCCGGTGAAGACGCTATCGGGAAACATATCGCTCCGGATCTGGGAGAGGGTAATAAGAGCTACGAAATTGTGGGAGTAGTTGGCGATGTACTGGAAGATCTCGGGAGCCCCGCAGAAGCGACGATCTACTACCCGCTCTATATGGGCACCGAGCGCTCTGCTATGCTCGCTGTGCGCACAGCATCCGATCCAATGGTTGTGGCCCTTCCAATTCAGAAGATCATCGCCCAAATGGATCGTGACCTTCCCGTAGCCAACATCCTCACGATGGACCAGATCCTGGGCCAGTCCACACTGAGCCAGAACTTCGATGCAAAACTGCTGCTCGCGTTCGCGGTGCTGTCTCTGCTGCTTTCTGCCGTCGGGCTCTTCGGCGTGCTGTCGTACATCGTAGCGCAGCGAACCACCGAGATTGGCGTTCGCATTGCGCTGGGAGCGAGGCGCGAAGAGGTGTTGAAACTCATGCTGCTCGATGGCCTTCGCCCGGCCCTGATCGGCCTCGTGATCGGCGTAGCGGCGAGCATCTGGGCTTCGCGCTTGATTCAGTCTTTGCTCTATGGAACGCGTCCCCTGGATCCCATTGTTTTTGTAGCGGTTTCTCTCGTGCTGTTGATGATTGCTGCCTTGTCCTGTGTCATGCCCGCATGGAAGGCTTCGCGGATCGATCCCATGCAGGCACTGCGAGCGGAGTAA
- a CDS encoding 4Fe-4S dicluster domain-containing protein has translation MAYVIAEPCIGTKDTACVDACPVDCIHPKKDEAPHAEQEQLFIDPVECIDCGACVPVCPVSAIFAADDLPEKWASYTEKNATYFGR, from the coding sequence ATGGCATACGTAATTGCGGAACCCTGCATTGGCACGAAAGACACCGCCTGCGTGGATGCGTGCCCCGTTGACTGCATCCACCCCAAGAAAGATGAGGCTCCTCACGCCGAACAGGAGCAGCTCTTTATCGATCCGGTGGAGTGCATCGATTGCGGCGCTTGCGTTCCTGTGTGCCCGGTCTCGGCCATCTTTGCCGCCGACGATCTGCCCGAGAAATGGGCGAGCTACACCGAGAAGAACGCGACCTACTTCGGACGCTAA
- a CDS encoding ABC transporter permease: MRWLQNLMMSFQMLFRRGKEGARLNDELQFHLEQQIAENVAAGMSEEEARHAAMRSFGNPTALRDETRGTWNWSWLESLFRDARIASRTLLRTPSFAVVATLVMALGIGANVALFTIVRSVLLKPLPFKDPSQLLRLYEHSAFGDFPYNQSAGGVYAEWKKQSKSFSDVAILGYAGHNLSGSGGQLPENVRAATFSHDFLPTLGIQPAIGRNFSAADDQPSANATVILSWGLWKRRFGGNPAILGQTILLTAKPYTIIGVMPAWFALPNQAVQLWAPLYHEEKPQLMQAIDDHDFRVIGRLKPGVTQTQAVTDLSLITRRIHDEHRDLPFVSDGANARPLLESIVGDMKRPLYVLLAATGCVLLIACLNVANLLVARSAARRKELAVRTALGGSRLRLLREHLMESFLLSAAGGLIGCVLAYAVLQWLMNVRQDMTRAEAIHMDGVVVAFTLGVIVLCAMFAGLISAASSKGDQVLAVLQDSSRSHSAGSSRASLRKVLLSLELGLTVVLLIGAGLLLKSYAKLRSANLGCITQNVLTTYFDLPEARYTQMTQRVNFFETLLSRVRNLPGVRAAGLVFPVVPGDGYGGDHGFTIAEHPPLPLGKGTFAIHRWADPGYFAAIGIPLLRGRTFDENQLPGHATQVMISEAFARQYFPGEDPIGKHLKTDSDKHAYEVIGIVGDTRFEIPEPPRPMMYYALYAADDMNGAALVVRSNYDVTQLALPIQRIVQELDRDLPLSDILTMDQVIGRNTMDESFNAALLLAFAMLSMVLAAVGLFGVLSYVVAQRTTEIGIRMALGAQREEVMRLMLRDGLRPALVGLIFGLLASAGVTRLIASMLYGTSPFDPAVFVLVALMLLLVAAAACALPAWRASHLDPMQALRTE, translated from the coding sequence ATGCGCTGGCTTCAGAATCTCATGATGTCGTTCCAAATGCTTTTTCGGCGCGGTAAAGAAGGCGCGCGCCTGAACGATGAACTCCAGTTTCACCTCGAACAGCAGATCGCCGAAAACGTTGCGGCGGGCATGAGCGAAGAAGAAGCCCGCCACGCTGCGATGCGCAGCTTCGGCAATCCAACCGCGTTGCGCGATGAAACGCGCGGCACCTGGAATTGGAGCTGGCTTGAATCGCTCTTTCGTGACGCGCGCATCGCCTCTCGCACGCTGCTGCGGACGCCGAGTTTCGCGGTCGTTGCGACGCTGGTGATGGCCCTCGGCATCGGCGCGAATGTCGCTCTCTTCACCATTGTTCGCTCGGTCCTGCTCAAGCCGCTGCCGTTCAAAGATCCAAGCCAACTCCTCCGCTTGTATGAGCACAGTGCGTTCGGCGATTTCCCTTACAACCAGAGCGCGGGCGGCGTGTATGCCGAGTGGAAGAAGCAAAGCAAGAGCTTTTCTGACGTGGCGATTTTAGGTTATGCCGGCCACAACCTCTCCGGAAGCGGAGGCCAGCTTCCGGAAAATGTGCGCGCGGCAACCTTCTCCCACGATTTCCTCCCCACACTCGGAATCCAGCCGGCTATCGGCCGCAATTTTTCCGCGGCGGACGATCAGCCGTCCGCGAATGCAACCGTAATTTTGAGCTGGGGATTGTGGAAACGCCGCTTCGGCGGTAACCCGGCAATTCTTGGCCAGACCATTCTGCTCACCGCCAAGCCGTATACGATCATCGGCGTGATGCCAGCCTGGTTTGCGCTGCCAAACCAGGCAGTGCAGTTATGGGCACCGCTCTACCACGAAGAAAAACCTCAGTTGATGCAGGCCATCGACGATCATGACTTCAGGGTCATTGGGCGTCTCAAGCCTGGAGTAACCCAGACGCAGGCCGTGACAGATCTCTCGTTGATTACGCGCCGTATTCACGATGAGCATCGCGATCTGCCGTTTGTCAGCGACGGGGCGAATGCCAGGCCGCTTCTCGAATCGATCGTGGGTGACATGAAGAGGCCGCTCTACGTGCTTCTCGCTGCGACCGGGTGCGTTCTGCTGATTGCATGCCTCAATGTCGCCAATCTGCTTGTAGCTCGCTCGGCGGCGCGCCGCAAAGAGCTTGCCGTTCGAACGGCGCTGGGCGGCAGCAGACTGCGATTGCTGCGCGAACATCTGATGGAGAGCTTTCTGCTGTCAGCCGCTGGCGGCCTCATAGGTTGCGTGCTGGCGTATGCGGTATTGCAGTGGCTCATGAATGTCCGTCAGGACATGACTCGCGCCGAAGCCATTCACATGGATGGTGTTGTCGTTGCCTTCACCCTCGGAGTGATTGTTCTTTGCGCAATGTTTGCCGGATTGATCTCCGCAGCCTCCAGCAAGGGCGACCAGGTCCTTGCCGTACTCCAGGATTCCTCGCGCTCGCACAGCGCTGGATCTTCCCGCGCATCTCTGCGCAAGGTTCTGCTCTCGCTCGAACTGGGACTGACGGTGGTGCTCCTGATCGGAGCAGGGTTGTTGCTGAAGAGCTACGCGAAACTGCGCTCCGCGAATCTTGGCTGCATTACGCAGAACGTCTTAACGACGTACTTCGATCTGCCCGAAGCCCGTTATACGCAGATGACACAGCGCGTCAATTTCTTTGAAACGCTGCTCTCGCGGGTCCGCAATCTCCCCGGCGTTCGGGCTGCAGGGCTCGTCTTTCCGGTAGTTCCCGGCGATGGGTACGGCGGCGATCACGGATTCACCATTGCCGAGCATCCGCCATTGCCACTGGGTAAAGGAACGTTCGCGATCCATCGGTGGGCTGACCCTGGATACTTCGCTGCGATTGGGATTCCTCTTTTGCGCGGCCGGACCTTTGATGAAAACCAGCTCCCCGGCCATGCGACCCAAGTGATGATCAGCGAGGCTTTCGCGCGACAGTATTTTCCCGGCGAAGATCCTATTGGCAAGCATCTCAAGACTGATAGTGACAAACACGCATACGAGGTCATCGGAATAGTAGGCGACACGCGATTTGAAATCCCCGAACCGCCCCGGCCCATGATGTACTACGCCCTCTATGCCGCCGATGATATGAATGGCGCGGCACTGGTTGTGCGTTCCAATTACGATGTAACCCAGCTTGCGCTGCCCATTCAGCGAATTGTCCAGGAACTGGATCGTGACTTGCCGCTGTCCGACATTCTCACGATGGATCAGGTCATCGGGCGCAACACAATGGACGAAAGTTTCAACGCAGCCTTGCTGCTGGCGTTCGCTATGCTGTCCATGGTGCTTGCGGCAGTGGGCCTCTTCGGCGTGCTTTCCTACGTTGTCGCGCAGCGCACGACTGAAATCGGCATTCGCATGGCGCTTGGGGCGCAGCGCGAAGAGGTCATGCGTCTTATGCTGCGCGATGGGCTGCGTCCCGCGCTGGTTGGCCTGATTTTCGGATTGCTGGCGAGCGCTGGGGTAACTCGCCTGATCGCATCCATGCTGTACGGAACCAGCCCCTTCGATCCGGCGGTCTTTGTATTGGTAGCGTTGATGCTTCTGCTCGTTGCCGCAGCCGCTTGCGCATTGCCGGCGTGGCGTGCTTCCCACCTCGATCCAATGCAGGCGCTGCGCACAGAGTGA
- a CDS encoding ABC transporter ATP-binding protein: MPAALEFQSTSKHFGAHAALDSLSLTLERGEILGFLGPNGAGKTTAIHLALGFLRPTEGGGVILGRPFGDTATRARIGFLPDSPSFFAGSANAAVELAGRLNNTRNPRLRERSRELLSQLNLASAGKDARRFSRGLQQRLGMAQALVNDPDLLILDEPTSALDPPGVLEVRELLKAARSEGKSIFFSSHQLSEVEQVCDRIAFLDHGRLLRHGPLASFLEDSGRMEVVIQGLPADAEAMLQYQQFHSGSSEAGQHFVIPAHMQREFIEQIWAAGGTLKSVTPLRRTLEELFIAWSEDASENASRKPEA; this comes from the coding sequence GTGCCTGCAGCCCTGGAGTTTCAAAGCACAAGCAAGCATTTCGGCGCGCATGCGGCTCTCGATAGCCTCTCCTTGACGCTCGAACGCGGCGAAATCCTCGGCTTTCTGGGTCCAAACGGCGCAGGGAAAACAACAGCCATCCATCTCGCTCTCGGATTCCTAAGGCCGACAGAAGGCGGCGGGGTGATTCTCGGCAGACCATTCGGAGACACAGCCACGCGCGCGAGAATCGGCTTTCTACCGGATTCTCCTTCTTTCTTCGCAGGATCCGCAAATGCCGCTGTCGAACTCGCCGGTCGCCTGAACAACACGCGCAATCCGCGACTGCGCGAGCGAAGCAGGGAACTCCTTTCGCAGCTCAACCTCGCCTCCGCGGGGAAAGACGCGCGCCGTTTCTCGCGCGGCTTGCAGCAAAGGCTGGGAATGGCGCAGGCCTTGGTCAACGATCCGGACCTGCTCATCCTCGACGAGCCGACTTCAGCGCTCGATCCTCCCGGGGTGCTCGAAGTGCGGGAGCTTCTGAAAGCAGCCCGCAGCGAAGGGAAGAGTATTTTCTTCAGTTCGCATCAGCTCTCAGAAGTGGAGCAGGTTTGCGACCGCATCGCCTTTCTCGATCATGGCAGATTGCTGCGTCACGGACCTCTAGCCAGTTTTCTCGAAGACAGCGGCCGCATGGAAGTAGTGATCCAAGGGCTACCCGCGGATGCTGAGGCCATGTTGCAGTACCAGCAATTCCACAGCGGATCTTCGGAAGCTGGACAGCATTTCGTAATTCCCGCACACATGCAGCGGGAATTCATCGAGCAAATCTGGGCGGCCGGCGGAACCCTCAAGAGCGTCACCCCACTGCGCCGTACACTTGAAGAGCTTTTCATTGCCTGGTCTGAAGACGCGTCTGAAAATGCCTCGAGGAAGCCGGAAGCATGA
- a CDS encoding YybH family protein: MSVSQTVQSAMQQTNDLFCSAVVKNRQIDVLDNIYTANARILPPGTDLIEGRAQIKNFWEQAIAALAVTDATLATVDAETAGDSVIEIGRADLTLEGGQKVAVKYVVHWKQEDGRWKWNTDIWNMNQ; the protein is encoded by the coding sequence ATGAGCGTTTCCCAAACTGTGCAATCTGCTATGCAGCAGACCAATGATCTATTCTGTTCGGCGGTTGTAAAGAATCGACAGATCGATGTTCTCGACAACATCTACACCGCGAATGCGCGCATCCTTCCACCCGGCACCGACCTCATTGAGGGCCGCGCTCAAATCAAGAACTTCTGGGAGCAGGCGATCGCGGCTCTCGCGGTGACCGATGCCACACTTGCCACTGTGGATGCCGAAACAGCGGGCGACAGCGTCATTGAGATTGGCCGCGCCGATCTCACGCTGGAGGGCGGGCAGAAGGTGGCCGTCAAGTACGTCGTCCATTGGAAACAGGAAGACGGCAGGTGGAAGTGGAACACGGACATCTGGAACATGAACCAGTGA
- a CDS encoding class I SAM-dependent DNA methyltransferase gives MPAYDNATYGNRIASIYDDFIQISLEQTQAAVEALAAMAKDGPVLELGIGTGRIALPLSDKGLAVHGIDASTQMIDELRKKPRGNAIPVTMGDFSEVAVEGRFGLIYVVFNTFFSLLTQEDQVRCFANVAKHLLPDGVFVIEAFVPDPPRFIGNQNVVASKVDVDEVRLDVTRYDPLQQLLKAQHLVIANGTIQTYPIQLRYAWPSELDLMARLAGLKLKERWSNWQRSPFTSGATSHISIYHA, from the coding sequence ATGCCAGCCTACGATAACGCTACCTACGGCAACCGCATCGCCAGCATATACGACGACTTTATCCAGATTTCGCTGGAGCAAACGCAAGCTGCTGTGGAAGCCCTGGCGGCGATGGCGAAAGACGGTCCCGTGCTTGAGTTGGGAATCGGAACCGGTCGAATTGCCCTGCCACTCAGCGACAAGGGCCTCGCCGTCCACGGCATCGATGCATCTACGCAGATGATCGACGAATTGCGCAAGAAACCCCGCGGCAACGCAATTCCAGTAACCATGGGAGACTTCTCAGAAGTAGCCGTCGAAGGCAGGTTCGGGCTGATTTATGTCGTCTTCAATACCTTCTTCTCATTACTCACGCAGGAAGACCAGGTGCGGTGTTTCGCCAATGTCGCCAAACACCTTCTGCCCGACGGAGTCTTTGTCATCGAGGCCTTCGTTCCTGATCCGCCCCGCTTCATTGGCAACCAAAATGTTGTCGCTTCCAAAGTAGACGTAGATGAAGTTCGACTGGATGTAACACGCTACGATCCGCTGCAGCAACTCCTGAAGGCCCAACATCTCGTCATCGCAAACGGAACGATCCAGACCTATCCCATTCAGCTTCGCTACGCGTGGCCGAGCGAGCTTGACCTCATGGCGCGACTCGCAGGTCTCAAACTCAAGGAACGTTGGAGCAACTGGCAGCGCTCGCCCTTTACATCAGGAGCCACCTCGCACATCTCGATCTACCACGCATGA
- a CDS encoding PadR family transcriptional regulator — MGKPSDLVQGTLDLLILKTLSLEAKHGWAIAKRIQQVSGDVLQVQQGSLYPALHRLEQQGWIKAKWAESETGRQAKFYSLTTAGRKQLESETANWNRLSEAINIVVQEA, encoded by the coding sequence ATGGGAAAACCAAGCGATCTCGTTCAGGGCACGCTCGATCTTCTGATTCTCAAGACGCTGTCACTCGAAGCCAAGCACGGCTGGGCCATCGCCAAGCGCATTCAGCAGGTTTCCGGCGATGTGCTGCAGGTGCAGCAGGGCTCGCTCTATCCCGCACTGCACCGGCTGGAGCAGCAGGGGTGGATCAAGGCCAAGTGGGCAGAAAGCGAGACCGGGCGTCAGGCCAAGTTCTATTCGCTCACGACTGCTGGCCGCAAGCAGCTTGAATCGGAGACCGCCAACTGGAATCGCCTCTCCGAGGCCATCAACATCGTGGTTCAGGAAGCCTGA